The following are encoded in a window of Mycobacterium sp. ELW1 genomic DNA:
- a CDS encoding epoxide hydrolase family protein produces MTHSPTQFEIAVPQADLDDLRRRLDSARFPAELAGSGWDYGTDQSYLKAFVERWRDEYDWRATEAELNAVGSFVTTAAGQRVHFLHRRSADSTAIPLVLVHGWPGSIIEFLDALPLLHARFHVVVISMPGYGFSGPTTERGVDTSVVAAAVADVMTQLGYQRFLAQGGDWGALVVRYLGEHYPDRTVAIHTNMLFASAEGPDAMDGVTDEEMAAFIASAERMAEGTAYMEIQGTRPHSLGYGLEDSPVGLAGWILEKFHAWSDVRDGMPIRTDRLIDNLMMYWLTGTATSAARLYYEAAHAGTGALSPWSGRVDVPTGYAVYPAELVRIPKVWAHKHYHLVHYSIQDRGGHFAAFEQPQLFAADVLAYADVLDEMGVFSE; encoded by the coding sequence ATGACTCACTCCCCCACGCAGTTCGAGATCGCAGTTCCGCAAGCCGATCTCGACGACCTGCGCCGCCGCCTTGACTCCGCCCGATTTCCCGCCGAGCTGGCCGGCAGCGGCTGGGATTACGGCACCGATCAGTCGTACTTGAAGGCGTTCGTCGAGAGGTGGCGCGACGAGTACGACTGGCGGGCAACCGAAGCCGAGCTCAACGCCGTGGGCTCCTTCGTCACCACAGCCGCCGGCCAACGCGTCCACTTCCTGCACCGCAGGTCCGCCGACAGCACCGCGATCCCGCTGGTGCTCGTGCACGGGTGGCCGGGGTCGATCATCGAGTTCCTCGACGCCCTACCGCTGCTGCACGCGCGGTTTCACGTCGTGGTGATCTCGATGCCCGGATACGGCTTCTCCGGCCCGACCACCGAACGCGGCGTCGACACTTCGGTCGTCGCGGCGGCGGTCGCCGACGTGATGACGCAACTGGGCTACCAGCGCTTTCTGGCTCAGGGCGGCGACTGGGGCGCCCTGGTGGTGCGATACCTCGGCGAGCACTACCCGGATCGCACGGTCGCCATCCACACCAACATGTTGTTCGCGTCCGCCGAGGGTCCCGACGCCATGGACGGTGTCACCGACGAGGAGATGGCCGCATTCATCGCCTCCGCCGAGCGGATGGCAGAAGGCACCGCATACATGGAAATCCAAGGCACCCGGCCACATTCACTCGGCTACGGGCTCGAAGACTCGCCGGTGGGTCTGGCCGGCTGGATTCTGGAGAAGTTCCATGCCTGGAGCGACGTCCGCGACGGCATGCCGATCCGCACCGACCGGCTTATCGACAATCTGATGATGTATTGGCTGACCGGTACCGCCACCTCGGCCGCGCGACTGTACTACGAGGCCGCCCACGCCGGCACCGGTGCGCTCAGCCCCTGGTCGGGCCGGGTCGACGTCCCGACCGGTTATGCGGTGTACCCGGCAGAGCTGGTGCGGATCCCGAAAGTGTGGGCGCACAAGCACTATCACCTGGTGCACTACTCGATTCAGGACCGCGGTGGCCACTTCGCGGCGTTCGAGCAGCCGCAACTGTTCGCCGCGGACGTGCTTGCCTACGCCGATGTGCTCGACGAGATGGGCGTCTTCAGCGAGTGA
- a CDS encoding FAD-linked oxidase C-terminal domain-containing protein, with translation MAVSALAGLAAELPDGVVVTDPDILASYRHDRAADPAAGMPLAVVRPSRTEEVQAVMRWASANRIAVVPRGAGTGLSGGATAVDGGIVLSTEKMRDITVDPVTRTAVVQPGLLNAEVKKAVAEHGLWYPPDPSSYEICSIGGNIATNAGGLCCVKYGVTTDYVLGLQVVLADGTAVRLGGPRLKDVAGLSLTKLFVGSEGTLGVVTEVTLRLLPPQPSACTVVATFDSVEAAAGAVVTITGRIRPSMLEFMDAVAINAVEDKLRMGLDRSAAAMMVAASDDRGPAGAEDAEYMARVFTEAGAKECFSTSDPAEGEAFVAARRFAIPAVEAKGSLLLEDVGVPLPALAELVGGVAKIAAERDLTISVIAHAGDGNTHPLIVFDPADAAMAERADKAFGEIMDLAVSLGGTITGEHGVGRLKKPWLAGQLGPEAMELNRRIKAALDPDGILNPGAVI, from the coding sequence ATGGCCGTGAGCGCTCTGGCCGGCCTGGCCGCCGAGCTTCCCGACGGGGTCGTCGTCACCGACCCTGACATCCTGGCGTCCTATCGCCACGACCGCGCCGCCGACCCTGCGGCCGGGATGCCGTTGGCCGTGGTGCGGCCCAGCCGCACCGAAGAGGTGCAGGCGGTGATGCGCTGGGCATCGGCGAACCGCATCGCGGTGGTGCCACGCGGAGCGGGCACCGGACTCTCCGGCGGCGCGACCGCCGTCGACGGCGGGATCGTGTTGTCGACGGAGAAGATGCGCGACATCACCGTCGACCCGGTGACGCGCACCGCCGTCGTACAGCCCGGCCTGCTCAACGCCGAGGTGAAGAAGGCGGTCGCCGAGCACGGCCTGTGGTATCCGCCAGACCCGTCGTCGTACGAGATCTGCAGCATCGGCGGCAACATCGCCACCAATGCGGGTGGTCTGTGCTGCGTGAAGTACGGCGTGACAACCGATTACGTGCTGGGCCTGCAGGTGGTGCTGGCCGACGGCACCGCGGTGCGCCTCGGCGGACCGCGCCTGAAAGATGTTGCCGGGCTGTCGCTGACCAAGCTGTTCGTCGGTAGTGAAGGCACCCTCGGGGTGGTGACCGAGGTGACGCTGCGGCTGCTGCCTCCCCAGCCGTCGGCGTGCACGGTGGTGGCGACGTTCGATTCGGTGGAGGCCGCAGCCGGTGCGGTGGTGACGATCACCGGACGCATTCGGCCCTCGATGCTGGAGTTCATGGATGCGGTGGCCATCAATGCCGTCGAAGACAAGCTGAGGATGGGCCTGGACCGCTCGGCGGCGGCGATGATGGTGGCCGCATCCGACGACCGGGGCCCGGCCGGCGCCGAGGACGCCGAGTACATGGCCCGCGTCTTCACCGAAGCCGGTGCCAAAGAATGCTTTTCGACCTCCGATCCGGCCGAGGGCGAGGCGTTCGTCGCGGCCCGCAGATTCGCCATCCCAGCGGTGGAAGCCAAGGGTTCGCTGCTCCTGGAAGATGTCGGAGTGCCGCTGCCCGCGCTCGCCGAGCTGGTGGGCGGGGTGGCCAAGATCGCGGCCGAGCGCGACCTGACGATCTCGGTGATCGCCCACGCCGGCGACGGCAACACCCATCCGCTGATCGTCTTCGATCCCGCCGACGCCGCGATGGCCGAACGAGCCGACAAGGCGTTCGGTGAGATCATGGACCTGGCGGTGTCGCTGGGCGGGACGATCACCGGCGAACACGGCGTCGGCCGGCTCAAGAAGCCATGGCTGGCAGGTCAATTGGGTCCCGAAGCCATGGAACTCAACCGCCGGATCAAGGCCGCGCTGGATCCCGACGGAATTTTGAATCCGGGCGCGGTCATTTGA
- a CDS encoding MFS transporter, whose protein sequence is MTTTRVPALLILSSTFLAAGANGISMVAFPWLVLQRTGSAVDASIVAGAATLPLLFATLIAGAAVDFVGRRRVAMLSDALSALAVAAIPVLAIAFGTDVLTTLVLAALAALGAFFDPAGMTARQSMLPEAAVRAGWTLDHTNSVYEAVFNLAYITGPGVGGLLIATLGGVNAMWVTAALFGLAILAMAVLRLEGTGRPAREKLPESVVSGVVEGLKFVWRNRVLRTLGLVDLAVTGLYLPMESVLFPKYFTDRNEPAQLGWVLMALSIGGLIGALSWTVLSKVASKRTTVLTAVLTFGIAVTVIAFLPPLPVILSFAALVGLVYGPIGPIYNSVMQTRTPEQLRGRVVGVMTSMTYAAGPIGFTVAGPLVDAFGLTVTFLVLAVPILAIGVLCPWLPALKELDDDAA, encoded by the coding sequence GTGACCACCACGCGCGTCCCCGCGCTGCTGATCCTGTCCTCGACCTTCCTGGCCGCGGGCGCCAACGGCATCTCCATGGTCGCCTTCCCCTGGCTGGTGCTGCAGCGCACCGGCAGTGCGGTGGATGCCTCGATCGTCGCGGGCGCGGCAACCCTGCCGCTGTTGTTCGCCACCCTCATCGCCGGCGCCGCCGTCGACTTCGTCGGCCGACGCCGGGTGGCGATGCTCTCCGACGCGCTGTCGGCCCTCGCGGTGGCCGCGATCCCGGTCCTGGCGATCGCGTTCGGCACCGACGTGCTGACCACCCTCGTCCTGGCCGCACTGGCCGCCCTCGGCGCGTTCTTCGATCCGGCCGGTATGACCGCGCGGCAGTCGATGCTGCCCGAGGCGGCCGTTCGCGCGGGCTGGACCCTCGATCACACCAACAGCGTCTACGAGGCCGTGTTCAACCTCGCCTACATCACCGGCCCGGGTGTTGGCGGCCTGCTCATCGCCACGCTCGGCGGTGTCAACGCGATGTGGGTGACCGCGGCGCTGTTCGGGCTGGCGATCCTGGCAATGGCGGTGCTGCGGCTGGAGGGCACCGGGCGCCCGGCGCGCGAAAAGCTGCCGGAGAGTGTGGTTTCCGGAGTTGTCGAAGGCTTGAAGTTCGTCTGGCGCAACCGGGTTCTTCGCACCCTGGGCCTGGTCGACCTCGCCGTCACCGGGTTATACCTGCCGATGGAAAGCGTGCTGTTCCCCAAGTACTTCACCGACCGCAACGAGCCGGCCCAGCTGGGCTGGGTGTTGATGGCGTTGTCGATCGGCGGGCTGATCGGGGCGCTGAGCTGGACCGTGCTGTCGAAGGTGGCCAGCAAGCGGACGACGGTGCTGACGGCAGTGCTGACGTTCGGGATCGCGGTGACGGTCATCGCGTTCCTGCCGCCGCTGCCGGTCATCTTGTCGTTCGCCGCCCTGGTCGGCCTGGTGTACGGGCCGATCGGGCCCATCTACAACTCGGTGATGCAGACTCGCACCCCTGAGCAGCTGCGCGGCCGGGTGGTCGGGGTGATGACGTCGATGACCTACGCCGCGGGCCCGATCGGGTTCACGGTGGCCGGCCCGCTGGTCGACGCGTTCGGTCTGACGGTGACATTCCTGGTTCTGGCGGTGCCGATCCTGGCGATCGGCGTGCTGTGTCCCTGGCTCCCTGCCCTCAAGGAGCTGGACGACGACGCCGCCTAG
- a CDS encoding uracil-DNA glycosylase — translation MTLLPHPRTRVLFSSPVPPGTGWPGDPAVPETPVAADAAQVATLAAAAGDIAAVDAQVSVCRACPRLVSWREEVAVTKRRSFAGEPYWGRPITGWGSAQPKILVLGLAPAAHGGNRTGRVFTGDRSGDQLFAALHRAGLVNQSTSVDAADGLSTKHIRVAAAVRCAPPANKPEPAERSTCEPWLTAEWRLIAPSVRVIVTLGGFGWQAALRLLADDLPAQAKPKFGHGVVVELPSGRQLLGCYHPSQQNMFTGRLTPDMLDDVFTDAAVRAGLRG, via the coding sequence GTGACCCTCCTTCCCCATCCGCGGACCAGGGTGTTGTTCTCCTCGCCCGTTCCACCGGGTACGGGCTGGCCCGGGGACCCCGCCGTGCCCGAGACCCCGGTGGCTGCCGACGCCGCCCAGGTGGCGACTCTGGCCGCGGCGGCCGGCGACATCGCAGCGGTGGATGCGCAGGTCAGCGTCTGCCGGGCATGTCCCAGGCTGGTCTCCTGGCGGGAAGAGGTGGCGGTCACCAAACGTCGCTCGTTCGCGGGTGAGCCGTATTGGGGCAGGCCGATCACCGGGTGGGGCTCGGCGCAGCCGAAGATCCTGGTGCTGGGCCTGGCCCCGGCCGCGCACGGGGGCAACCGGACGGGGCGGGTGTTCACCGGTGATCGCTCCGGCGATCAGCTGTTCGCCGCGCTGCACCGGGCTGGCCTGGTGAACCAATCGACCAGTGTCGACGCGGCAGATGGTTTGTCCACCAAGCACATTCGGGTGGCTGCCGCCGTCCGGTGCGCGCCTCCCGCCAACAAGCCGGAGCCCGCCGAGCGATCGACCTGTGAGCCGTGGCTGACCGCCGAGTGGCGGTTGATCGCGCCGTCGGTTCGGGTGATCGTCACCCTGGGCGGGTTCGGCTGGCAGGCCGCGCTGCGGTTGCTCGCCGACGACCTGCCTGCGCAGGCCAAGCCCAAGTTCGGGCACGGGGTGGTCGTCGAGTTGCCGTCAGGCCGGCAGCTGCTGGGCTGCTATCACCCGAGTCAGCAGAACATGTTCACCGGGCGACTCACCCCGGACATGCTCGACGACGTGTTCACCGACGCTGCTGTGCGGGCGGGCCTGCGGGGGTGA
- a CDS encoding LLM class flavin-dependent oxidoreductase, with the protein MRLSVLDLVPVRTDQTTADALAATVRLAQTADRLGFTRYWVAEHHNMPAVAATSPPVILAYLAAQTTHLRLGSGGVMLPNHAPLAVAEQFALLEAAAPGRIDLGIGRAPGSDPVTSYMLRGARDDSDIENFPQYLDDVAALMSAHGVRIPIRNQDYILKATPAAVEEPRLWLLGSSMYSAHLAAAKGLPYVFAHHFAGQGTVEALATYRSEFRPSAVAAEPVTFMTVNAVVAPTRSEAEALLLPNLQMMARLRTGQPLGPLDLVEDAAALTMHPQAEAIIAAGRSKAVVGSPSEAADQVRAVADEFDVDEVMVNPVASAHRGTDSATAPDRETTLELLAKELF; encoded by the coding sequence ATGCGGCTTTCTGTCCTCGACCTCGTTCCGGTACGCACCGACCAAACCACCGCCGACGCGCTGGCGGCCACCGTACGGCTGGCTCAGACCGCCGACCGCTTGGGATTCACCCGGTATTGGGTGGCGGAACACCACAACATGCCCGCGGTCGCGGCCACCAGCCCGCCGGTGATCCTCGCCTACCTGGCTGCCCAGACCACCCATCTGCGGCTGGGTTCGGGAGGGGTGATGCTGCCCAACCATGCGCCGCTGGCGGTGGCCGAGCAGTTCGCATTGTTGGAGGCCGCCGCTCCGGGACGGATCGATCTCGGGATCGGCCGCGCGCCCGGCTCCGACCCGGTGACGTCGTACATGCTGCGGGGCGCACGAGACGATTCCGACATCGAGAACTTCCCGCAGTACCTCGATGACGTCGCGGCGCTGATGAGCGCGCACGGGGTGCGCATCCCGATCCGCAACCAGGACTACATCCTCAAGGCCACGCCCGCGGCGGTCGAGGAGCCTCGGCTGTGGCTGCTCGGCTCGTCGATGTACTCGGCACATCTGGCCGCCGCCAAAGGGCTGCCGTATGTGTTCGCGCATCACTTCGCCGGGCAGGGCACCGTCGAGGCGCTGGCCACCTACCGGTCGGAATTCCGGCCCAGTGCGGTGGCCGCCGAGCCGGTGACGTTCATGACGGTCAATGCGGTGGTCGCGCCGACGCGGTCCGAGGCCGAGGCATTGCTGCTGCCGAACCTGCAGATGATGGCGCGGCTGCGCACCGGCCAACCGCTCGGGCCGCTCGACCTGGTCGAGGACGCGGCGGCGCTGACCATGCACCCGCAGGCCGAGGCGATCATCGCCGCCGGGCGCAGCAAGGCCGTCGTCGGCTCACCGTCCGAGGCGGCCGACCAGGTTCGTGCCGTGGCCGACGAGTTCGACGTCGACGAGGTGATGGTCAACCCGGTCGCATCCGCGCATCGCGGGACCGATTCGGCGACCGCCCCGGACCGGGAGACGACGTTGGAGCTGCTGGCGAAAGAGCTGTTCTAG
- a CDS encoding nitroreductase family deazaflavin-dependent oxidoreductase, translated as MPDSALMTFVKVHDWVYRRTNGWIGHRMPGVPSSLMLHTIGARTGQPRSNLLAYFRDGDDYLIVASNGGADRNPAWYHNLRAHPKIEINVGRKRLAVTAQIVMPGDPDYGRLWHICDSNNGGRYSSYQRGTTRPIPVVRLTP; from the coding sequence ATGCCCGATTCCGCACTGATGACGTTCGTGAAGGTGCACGACTGGGTGTACCGGCGCACCAACGGCTGGATCGGGCACCGGATGCCCGGGGTTCCGTCCTCCCTGATGCTGCACACCATCGGGGCGAGGACCGGCCAGCCCCGGTCGAATCTGCTCGCGTACTTCCGCGATGGGGACGACTACCTGATCGTCGCGTCCAACGGCGGAGCGGACCGCAACCCGGCGTGGTATCACAACCTGCGCGCACATCCGAAGATCGAAATCAATGTGGGCAGAAAGCGTTTGGCGGTCACCGCACAGATCGTGATGCCGGGCGACCCGGACTACGGGCGGTTGTGGCACATCTGTGACTCGAACAACGGCGGCCGCTACAGCTCGTACCAGCGCGGCACCACGCGGCCCATCCCGGTCGTACGCCTGACACCCTGA
- a CDS encoding HIT family protein, with protein MACVFCEIVAGTAPAIRVHEDDDFLGILDIRPFTRGHTLVVPKRHTVDLTDTPAETLAGMLAVGQRIAQATRASDLGATGNNIAINDGKSAMQTVFHIHLHVIPRRDGDKLSFAKGMLLRRDPDREGTGRILRAALSQLDTTG; from the coding sequence ATGGCATGCGTGTTCTGCGAGATCGTCGCCGGTACGGCACCCGCCATCCGCGTTCACGAGGACGACGATTTCCTCGGCATCCTCGACATCCGCCCGTTCACCCGGGGCCACACCCTGGTGGTGCCCAAGCGGCACACGGTCGACCTCACCGACACTCCGGCCGAGACCCTGGCCGGGATGCTCGCCGTCGGGCAGCGGATCGCGCAGGCGACCCGTGCGTCTGATCTCGGCGCGACCGGCAACAACATTGCGATCAACGACGGCAAGTCGGCCATGCAGACGGTGTTTCACATTCACCTGCATGTGATCCCGCGGCGTGACGGCGACAAGCTGTCGTTCGCCAAGGGGATGCTGCTGCGCCGTGACCCCGACCGCGAGGGCACCGGACGAATCCTGCGGGCCGCCCTGTCCCAACTCGACACAACCGGATGA
- a CDS encoding DNA-deoxyinosine glycosylase gives MSRSPLLEGLPPIGSPDGRLLILGNMPSVLSLASGQYYGNPRNAFWRIIGEVFGCEPDAPYQHRTEVLTRHDVAVWDVLKHCRRVGSLDSSVEPDSMVPNDFGTYFAARPGIERVLFNGAAAERNFARLVHLDVPATFVRLPSTSPAQTMRYADKLTAWRAALTG, from the coding sequence ATGTCACGATCCCCGCTCCTGGAGGGGCTACCGCCCATCGGCTCGCCCGATGGGCGGTTGCTGATCCTCGGCAATATGCCCAGCGTGCTCTCGCTGGCGAGCGGGCAGTACTACGGAAACCCACGAAATGCATTCTGGCGCATCATCGGTGAAGTGTTCGGATGCGAGCCGGACGCGCCGTACCAGCATCGGACCGAGGTCCTCACCCGCCACGACGTCGCCGTCTGGGACGTCCTCAAGCACTGTCGGCGGGTCGGCAGCCTGGATTCCTCCGTCGAGCCGGACAGCATGGTGCCCAACGACTTCGGGACCTACTTTGCCGCCCGACCGGGCATCGAGCGGGTGTTGTTCAACGGCGCGGCCGCCGAGCGCAACTTCGCCCGGCTCGTCCACCTCGACGTGCCGGCCACGTTCGTGCGGCTGCCGTCGACCAGTCCGGCGCAGACCATGCGCTACGCCGACAAACTGACGGCCTGGCGCGCGGCGCTGACCGGCTAA
- a CDS encoding adenylate/guanylate cyclase domain-containing protein has protein sequence MTETVDPEAAGLLDGLTGDARAQRAELIPWLVEQGITVEEIRAAFAPMLLPGRRIFGDDGTRLSARQISEQTGLDLDLLRRFQRASGLATVDDPDAAVFLKPDAETAVHVKRFLDLGFDPDRLLTVYRLLAEGLSRAAEAMRYTAVATTMQHPGTTELQMAQSAQVLVSAAAPLLGPMVQDMLMLQLRHAMETEAINANERAVGASLPGARDVAVAFADLVGFTRLGETVPPEELEHLANRLADAARDVAVPPVRFIKTIGDAVMMVSTDTAALLRAMLTLVEATEADDALPQLRVGLSHGQAVSRAGDWFGSPVNLASRVTSVARPGSVLLSEAAREQIGDDPSFSWSFARARHLKGIQDEVKLFRARRAEKL, from the coding sequence GTGACCGAAACCGTCGACCCGGAGGCCGCCGGGCTGCTCGACGGGCTCACGGGCGATGCCCGTGCCCAACGGGCCGAATTGATTCCCTGGCTGGTGGAGCAGGGCATCACCGTCGAGGAGATCCGGGCGGCGTTCGCGCCGATGCTGCTGCCCGGCCGCCGGATCTTCGGTGATGACGGAACGAGGCTGTCGGCGCGGCAGATCAGCGAGCAGACCGGGCTGGACCTGGATCTGCTCCGGCGCTTCCAGCGCGCCAGCGGGCTCGCGACCGTCGACGATCCCGATGCGGCGGTATTCCTCAAACCCGATGCCGAGACGGCCGTGCACGTGAAGCGGTTTCTCGATCTGGGGTTCGACCCAGACCGGCTGCTGACCGTGTACCGTCTTCTGGCAGAAGGCCTTTCGCGTGCCGCCGAGGCCATGCGATACACCGCGGTCGCCACGACGATGCAGCATCCCGGCACCACCGAACTCCAGATGGCCCAGAGCGCGCAGGTGCTGGTCAGCGCCGCGGCGCCGCTGCTGGGCCCGATGGTCCAGGACATGCTGATGCTGCAGCTACGCCACGCCATGGAAACCGAGGCGATCAACGCCAACGAAAGAGCCGTCGGCGCATCGCTTCCCGGCGCCCGCGACGTCGCGGTCGCCTTCGCGGACCTCGTCGGATTCACCAGGCTGGGCGAGACGGTTCCGCCCGAGGAACTCGAGCACCTGGCCAACCGCCTCGCCGACGCCGCCCGCGATGTGGCGGTGCCACCGGTGCGGTTCATCAAGACGATCGGCGACGCGGTGATGATGGTGTCCACGGACACCGCGGCGTTGCTCCGCGCGATGTTGACGCTGGTGGAAGCCACCGAAGCCGACGACGCCCTGCCGCAACTGCGGGTGGGCCTGTCTCATGGGCAGGCTGTCAGCCGCGCGGGCGACTGGTTCGGCAGCCCGGTCAACCTGGCCAGCCGGGTGACCTCGGTGGCCCGGCCCGGATCGGTCCTGCTGTCCGAGGCGGCGCGGGAACAGATCGGGGACGACCCGTCCTTCAGCTGGTCGTTCGCCCGGGCGCGGCACCTCAAGGGCATCCAGGACGAGGTGAAACTGTTCCGGGCTCGCCGGGCCGAAAAGCTCTGA
- a CDS encoding ABC transporter ATP-binding protein, with translation MRAMSQDPRQARSRDFTGSALRLIRRLTPHRWPTAAVIALSIVGIALGVIGPRILGHATDLLFNGVIGRQLPVGITKDQAVAAARARGDSTFADLLSGTDVVPGRGVDFTAVGRTLLLALALYVVAALLIWAQARLLNVIVQRTITALRADVEDKIHRLPLSYFDSRQRGELLSRVTNDVDNIQTSVSMTISQLLTSVLTVLAVLAMMLSISPLLALITVVTVPLSLWVTRVIARRSQRMFIAQWTNTGRLNAHIEETYSGFTVVKTFGHRASAQEKFREFNADVYHASFGAQFFSGLVAPATTFIGNLSYVAVAVVGGYQVATGQITLGSIQAFIQYVRQFNQPLTQVAGMYNTLQSGVASAERVFDFLDEPEEAPNVPIALAGNGDGRVEFQNVSFSYRPDTPVIEDLSLIAEPGSTVAIVGPTGAGKTTLVNLLMRFYDVDAGRILLDGTDIRDVSRESLRSRIGMVLQDTWLFGGTIAENIAYGKPGAGEDEVIEAARAAYVDRFVHTLPNGYETRVSDDGGNISAGEKQLITIARAFLARPQLLILDEATSSVDTRTELLIQHAMTKLRRDRTSFIIAHRLSTIRDADSILVMEAGRIVETGSHAELLARRGAYYAMTQA, from the coding sequence ATGCGCGCGATGAGCCAAGACCCTCGGCAGGCCCGATCGCGCGACTTCACGGGTTCCGCGCTGCGGCTGATTCGGCGGCTGACACCGCACAGGTGGCCGACAGCAGCCGTCATCGCGTTGTCCATCGTCGGGATCGCGCTCGGTGTGATCGGTCCCCGCATCCTCGGGCACGCCACCGACCTGCTGTTCAACGGAGTGATCGGCCGACAGCTACCGGTCGGCATCACCAAGGACCAGGCTGTCGCCGCGGCCCGAGCGCGCGGTGACAGCACGTTCGCCGACCTGCTGTCCGGAACCGATGTGGTGCCCGGCCGCGGAGTCGACTTCACCGCGGTGGGCCGCACCCTGCTGTTGGCGCTGGCGCTGTACGTGGTTGCCGCACTGCTGATCTGGGCGCAGGCCCGACTGCTCAACGTGATCGTGCAGCGCACGATCACCGCGCTGCGTGCCGACGTCGAGGACAAGATCCACCGGTTGCCGTTGTCCTACTTCGATTCCCGGCAGCGCGGCGAGTTGCTGAGCCGGGTCACCAACGATGTGGACAACATCCAGACCTCGGTGTCGATGACGATCAGCCAGTTGCTGACGTCGGTGCTGACCGTGCTCGCGGTGTTGGCGATGATGCTGAGCATCTCCCCACTGCTGGCACTGATCACCGTCGTGACGGTTCCGTTGTCGCTGTGGGTGACCCGGGTGATCGCACGCCGCTCGCAGCGGATGTTCATCGCCCAGTGGACCAACACCGGCAGGCTGAATGCCCACATCGAGGAGACGTACAGCGGCTTCACCGTGGTCAAGACCTTCGGGCACCGGGCGTCCGCCCAGGAGAAGTTCCGCGAGTTCAACGCGGACGTCTACCACGCGAGCTTTGGTGCACAGTTCTTTTCCGGCCTGGTCGCCCCGGCCACGACGTTCATCGGGAACCTCAGCTACGTCGCGGTTGCCGTCGTCGGTGGCTATCAGGTCGCCACCGGCCAGATCACGTTGGGCAGCATCCAGGCCTTCATCCAGTACGTCCGCCAGTTCAACCAGCCACTGACCCAGGTGGCCGGCATGTACAACACTCTGCAGTCCGGGGTGGCCAGTGCCGAACGGGTCTTCGACTTTCTCGACGAGCCCGAGGAAGCGCCGAACGTGCCAATCGCGTTGGCCGGCAACGGCGACGGGCGTGTCGAGTTCCAGAACGTGTCGTTCAGCTATCGGCCTGACACTCCGGTGATCGAGGATCTGTCGTTGATCGCCGAGCCGGGGAGCACGGTGGCGATCGTCGGTCCGACCGGGGCCGGCAAGACCACTCTGGTCAACCTCCTGATGCGGTTCTACGACGTCGACGCCGGGCGGATCCTGCTCGACGGCACCGACATCAGAGACGTCAGCCGAGAGTCCCTGCGCTCGCGAATTGGGATGGTTCTGCAGGACACCTGGCTGTTCGGCGGCACGATCGCCGAGAACATCGCCTACGGGAAGCCCGGCGCAGGTGAAGACGAGGTCATCGAGGCGGCCCGGGCAGCGTATGTCGACCGGTTCGTGCACACGCTGCCCAACGGCTATGAGACCCGGGTCAGCGATGACGGCGGCAACATCAGTGCCGGCGAAAAGCAGCTGATCACCATCGCGAGGGCGTTCCTGGCCCGTCCCCAGCTGCTGATCCTCGACGAGGCGACCAGTTCGGTGGACACCCGCACCGAGCTGCTGATCCAGCATGCGATGACCAAGTTGCGCCGGGACCGAACCAGTTTCATCATCGCCCACCGGCTGTCGACCATCCGCGACGCCGACAGCATCCTGGTCATGGAAGCCGGCCGGATCGTCGAAACCGGCAGCCACGCCGAGCTTCTCGCTCGCCGGGGCGCCTATTACGCGATGACGCAGGCGTAG